From the Solanum stenotomum isolate F172 chromosome 4, ASM1918654v1, whole genome shotgun sequence genome, one window contains:
- the LOC125861898 gene encoding SKP1-like protein 1A has protein sequence MPTKFLTLKTCDGKEFVLDKAIAVRSQTIKNMVEDDCVSNIIPLPNVDSKIMIKVIEYWKKHSEEDISKDMLMEFEKAFVKVHHSILHALILAANFLNDKEILDMMCQEVVDSKNDFTPEEEEEIRKENAWAFE, from the coding sequence ATGCCAACAAAGTTCTTAACTCTAAAGACTTGCGATGGTAAGGAATTTGTACTCGACAAGGCGATAGCCGTGAGGTCACAAACTATCAAGAATATGGTTGAAGACGATTGTGTTTCAAACATCATTCCCCTTCCTAATGTCGATAGCAAAATAATGATCAAAGTGATCGAATACTGGAAGAAACATTCAGAGGAAGACATCTCCAAAGACATGTTGATGGAGTTTGAGAAGGCTTTTGTGAAGGTGCACCACTCGATTTTGCATGCTCTTATCTTAGCTGCTAATTTTCTTAACGATAAGGAGATATTGGATATGATGTGTCAAGAAGTTGTTGATAGCAAGAATGATTTTACTccagaggaagaagaggagatccGTAAAGAGAATGCTTGGGCTTTTGAATGA